In one Juglans regia cultivar Chandler chromosome 11, Walnut 2.0, whole genome shotgun sequence genomic region, the following are encoded:
- the LOC108997643 gene encoding transcription factor bHLH121-like, whose protein sequence is MDQRKTDENLKADIAPSSTSQPHNRCQNTQHDSRQRADVEMKDPIAARKVQKADREKLRRDRLNEQFLELGNTLDPDRPKNDKATILTDTVQELKDLTAEVSRLKAECAALTEEARELTQEKNELREEKASLKSDIESLNVQHQQRLRVMFPWAAIDPSVVMGPPYSYPVPVPVAPGPIPMHASLQPFPLFGNQNCGTIPNPCSTFIPYPTPPNPPMEPPSAQHASTSQISSKQESQSKSLDHHRTRTSNVERSDDSNDVATELELKMPGSSAKQDLSSGGRKGKQSQRKERSVTENSSSCRYSSSLGLQDSSSNNASDMPKSKN, encoded by the exons atggatcaAAGGAAGACAGACGAGAATTTGAAGGCGGATATAGCACCTTCATCGACCTCTCAGCCTCACAATCGCTGCCAAAATACGCAACACGATTCCAG ACAAAGGGCTGATGTTGAAATGAAGGACCCAATTGCAGCGAGAAAGGTTCAGAAGGCTGACCGTGAAAAGCTGAGGAGAGATCGGTTGAATGAGCAATTTCTTGAGCTGGGGAACACATTAG ATCCAGATAGGCCGAAGAATGACAAGGCAACCATCCTTACAGACACAGTCCAAGAGCTGAAGGATTTAACTGCTGAAGTCAGCAGACTTAAAGCTGAGTGTGCAGCACTTACTGAAGAAGCTCGTGAG CTAACACAGGAAAAGAATGAGCTCAGAGAAGAGAAGGCATCATTAAAATCTGACATTGAGAGTTTGAATGTTCAGCATCAGCAAAGACTCAGGGTTATGTTCCCATGGGCTGCCATCGATCCTTCTGTTGTAATGGGTCCGCCTTATTCATATCCAGTTCCTGTACCTGTCGCTCCAGGCCCAATTCCTATGCATGCATCTCTGCAGCCGTTTCCCTTATTTGGGAATCAGAATTGTGGTACCATTCCTAATCCCTGTTCGACTTTCATCCCTTATCCAACTCCTCCCAACCCTCCAATGGAGCCTCCATCAGCACAACATGCTTCCACTTCCCAGATTTCAAGCAAACAAGAATCCCAAAGTAAGTCCCTAGATCATCACAGGACCAGGACCAGCAATGTTGAAAGATCTGATGATTCTAATGATGTCGCAACAGAACTTGAATTGAAGATGCCTGGATCATCAGCAAAACAG GATCTATCTTCCGGAGGAAGGAAAGGCAAGCAATCACAGAGGAAGGAAAGAAGTGTTACTGAAAATAGTTCTTCATGTAGGTATTCTTCATCTCTAGGTCTTCAAGATAGCTCCTCCAACAATGCGAGTGACATGCCGAAGTCCAAAAACTGA
- the LOC108997707 gene encoding calcium-dependent protein kinase 28 gives MGSCFSTNKVIGSSSNTTNTPNTTTTIINHNRKQNTESHTRTTTTTKQEASSNQRQNKANGRNSHQLRPKDKPVSRRQSGLIPCGKRTDFGYAKDFSQRYSIGKLLGHGQFGYTYVATDKANGDRVAVKRIEKNKMVLPIAVEDVRREVKILQALTGHENVVHFYNAFEDDSYVYIVMELCEGGELLDRILAKKDSRYTEKDAAVVVRQMLKVAAECHLHGLVHRDMKPENFLFKSTKQDSPLKATDFGLSDFINPGKKFKDIVGSAYYVAPEVLKRKSGPESDVWSIGVITYILLCGRRPFWDKTEDGIFKEVIRNKPDFRRKPWPSVSNSAKDFVKKLLVKDPRARLTAAQALSHPWVREGGNASEIPIDISVLSNMRQFVRYGRLKQFALRALASTLDDEELADLKDQFAAIDVDKNGSISLEEMRHALAKDLPWKLKDSGVLEILQAIDSNTDGLVDFNEFVAATLHVHQMEEHDSEKWQQRSRAAFEKFDIDKDGFITPEELRLHAGLRGSIDPLLDEADIDRDGKISLSEFRRLLRTASISSRNVSSPTGRYRSKLEF, from the exons ATGGGTTCTTGCTTTTCTACCAACAAAGTCATTGGCTCTAGCAGCAACACCACCAATACCCCCAACACCACGACCACCATCATCAATCACAACCGTAAACAGAACACCGAGTCCCATACGAGAACTACCACTACGACGAAACAGGAGGCTTCGAGCAATCAGCGACAGAACAAAGCGAACGGGAGGAATTCGCATCAGCTGAGACCCAAAGACAAGCCCGTCTCGAGGCGGCAGAGCGGGCTCATCCCCTGTGGGAAGCGTACAGATTTCGGGTATGCCAAGGATTTCAGCCAACGCTACTCAATTGGGAAGTTGTTGGGACACGGGCAGTTCGGGTACACCTACGTCGCCACCGACAAGGCGAATGGGGATCGAGTCGCGGTTAAGAGAATTGAAAAGAATAAG ATGGTTCTTCCTATTGCTGTTGAGGATGTGAGGCGGGAGGTCAAGATATTGCAAGCACTTACAGGCCACGAGAATGTGGTTCACTTCTATAATGCGTTTGAGGATGATTCATATGTGTATATAGTAATGGA GTTATGTGAGGGTGGCGAATTGCTAGATCGTATATTGGCCAA GAAGGACAGCCGATATACTGAGAAAGACGCAGCAGTAGTTGTGCGCCAGATGCTCAAAGTTGCAGCTGAGTGTCATTTACATGGGTTGGTACACCGAGACATGAAACCGGAG aattttctttttaagtcaACTAAACAAGATTCACCACTGAAGGCCACAGATTTTGGTTTGTCAGATTTCATTAACCCAG GAAAGAAGTTCAAAGATATCGTTGGCAGTGCTTATTATGTTGCTCCTGAAGTATTAAAACGCAAGTCAGGACCTGAATCGGATGTCTGGAGTATTGGTGTGATTACCTACATTTTGCTCTGTGGAAGGCGCCCCTTTTGGGATAAGACTGAAGATGGTATATTTAAGGAG GTTATACGAAACAAGCCTGATTTTCGCCGCAAACCATGGCCAAGCGTAAGCAATAGTGCTAAAGATTTTGTAAAGAAGTTACTGGTGAAGGATCCTCGGGCAAGATTAACTGCTGCTCAGGCCCTAT CGCACCCATGGGTTAGAGAGGGAGGAAATGCATCAGAGATCCCTATCGATATATCTGTTCTAAGTAACATGCGGCAATTTGTAAGATATGGTCGATTGAAACAGTTCGCTCTAAGG GCACTTGCTAGCACACTTGATGACGAGGAGCTCGCAGATCTTAAAGATCAATTTGCTGCAATTGATGTGGATAAAAATGGTTCTATTAGTCTAGAAGAAATGAGACAT GCTCTTGCTAAAGATCTTCCTTGGAAGTTGAAGGACTCGGGCGTCTTAGAGATTCTGCAAGCG ATTGACAGCAACACAGATGGCCTTGTTGATTTCAATGAGTTTGTAGCAGCCACGCTACATGTGCATCAAATGGAAGAGCATGACTCTGAGAAGTGGCAGCAGCGGTCTCGGGCCGCTTTTGAGAAATTCGACATTGATAAAGATGGGTTTATTACTCCGGAGGAACTGAGACTG CACGCGGGTTTAAGAGGCTCCATTGATCCGCTTCTTGACGAGGCTGATATTGACAGAGATGGGAAAATAAGTCTATCAGAATTCCGCAGACTTCTAAGAACTGCAAGCATTAGTTCACGAAATGTGAGTAGCCCCACCGGCCGATATAGATCCAAACTAGAGTTTTGA